Proteins found in one Nitratiruptor sp. SB155-2 genomic segment:
- a CDS encoding S24 family peptidase, which yields MLKVEEVIERIKDVLSKEIDGKKVYDKDVAAALGITPEHLSILKKRKKLPLPEILDFCAKRKISINWLLYDQDPESLQENTQKFAYVHYFKEVGASAGGGALNYELVSQKLYIDEEIVQMLGGRGALKHIEAIHLLGDSMEPTLKDGSILFVDRSELDVKKGGIFLLSTLMGLFVKRVRLRLDGKLEMISDNPSYPVEVVQGDEVQVVGKVVGSVERIV from the coding sequence ATGCTAAAAGTAGAAGAGGTGATAGAACGGATCAAAGATGTCCTATCAAAAGAGATTGATGGGAAAAAAGTGTATGACAAGGATGTGGCAGCTGCACTGGGTATCACACCGGAACATTTGAGTATACTCAAAAAAAGAAAAAAGCTTCCGTTACCTGAGATATTGGATTTTTGTGCCAAACGAAAGATCAGTATCAACTGGCTTTTATATGACCAAGATCCGGAATCTTTGCAAGAAAATACCCAAAAGTTTGCGTATGTACACTATTTTAAAGAGGTGGGCGCGAGTGCAGGAGGAGGGGCATTGAATTATGAGCTTGTCTCACAAAAGCTCTATATCGATGAAGAGATTGTTCAGATGCTTGGAGGTAGAGGAGCTTTAAAACATATCGAAGCGATCCATCTTCTTGGTGATTCTATGGAGCCGACACTCAAGGATGGAAGCATCCTTTTTGTGGATAGAAGTGAATTGGATGTAAAAAAAGGTGGAATATTTCTACTTTCTACTCTCATGGGTCTTTTTGTAAAACGGGTTCGCCTCAGACTTGACGGGAAACTAGAGATGATATCGGATAATCCAAGCTATCCTGTAGAAGTGGTGCAAGGTGATGAAGTACAGGTGGTTGGGAAAGTGGTAGGTAGCGTGGAGCGTATCGTATGA
- a CDS encoding metallophosphoesterase, with protein sequence MSRLIVYGDIHGCLDELCKLREMLSITEEDEEYCVGDVINKGPYSLETLRYVKEKNIRCVRGNHEDKLLRYHHHEMERITTSKPNPMHLSQKELEVYRSMEREDFLFLQSFPLFIQKKRLTIIHAGVLPSTNLYALDKKEAAKVMRVRYLDEKGNFVVLDKSEPKKHFWWSSLYDGRFGYIVYGHQPFLTPRVDRFSFGIDTGAVYGNRLTAIVFDQKDEVLIESYRFVSVDAKAYAKKGKAWIVGDL encoded by the coding sequence ATGAGTCGGCTCATTGTTTATGGGGATATTCACGGGTGCTTGGATGAGTTGTGTAAGCTGAGAGAAATGTTAAGTATTACTGAAGAAGATGAAGAGTATTGTGTGGGAGATGTGATCAATAAAGGACCCTACTCTTTAGAAACGCTTCGGTATGTGAAGGAAAAAAATATCCGGTGTGTCCGGGGTAATCATGAGGATAAATTGTTACGATACCATCACCATGAAATGGAACGCATAACTACATCAAAGCCAAATCCTATGCATCTGTCGCAAAAAGAGCTCGAAGTGTATCGTTCGATGGAACGAGAGGATTTTTTGTTTTTACAATCATTTCCTCTTTTTATCCAAAAAAAGAGACTCACCATCATTCATGCAGGCGTACTTCCCTCGACCAATCTGTATGCGCTTGATAAAAAAGAGGCTGCCAAAGTGATGCGGGTTCGATATCTTGATGAAAAAGGTAATTTTGTCGTGCTTGATAAGAGTGAACCCAAAAAACATTTTTGGTGGAGCAGTTTGTATGATGGTCGGTTTGGATATATCGTCTATGGGCATCAGCCCTTTTTGACTCCAAGAGTAGATCGTTTCAGCTTTGGGATCGATACGGGAGCCGTGTATGGAAATAGACTCACTGCAATTGTTTTTGATCAAAAGGATGAGGTATTGATAGAGAGCTACCGTTTTGTATCGGTGGATGCAAAAGCGTATGCGAAAAAAGGAAAAGCGTGGATTGTCGGGGATTTGTAG
- a CDS encoding Mut7-C RNAse domain-containing protein, protein MDCRGFVADVHLAKLAKYLRLLGFDTLYFNHIEDNELLHIAKEQKRLILSKDKRLCERDKKRCLLITEKDLEAQIKEVLQRCSNLKCKPFSRCLVDNIPLEPIEKGKILDRLPPKVKRYYTQFWICPTCGRIYWHGSHYEKMKRFIEQVCD, encoded by the coding sequence GTGGATTGTCGGGGATTTGTAGCCGATGTGCATCTGGCAAAACTTGCCAAATATCTAAGACTTCTTGGATTTGACACACTCTATTTTAATCATATAGAAGATAATGAGCTACTTCATATTGCCAAAGAACAAAAACGTCTGATTCTCTCAAAAGACAAAAGACTTTGCGAAAGAGACAAAAAGCGATGCCTTTTGATCACAGAAAAAGATCTTGAAGCCCAGATCAAAGAGGTTTTGCAAAGATGCTCAAATCTAAAATGCAAACCATTTAGCAGATGTCTTGTGGACAACATCCCTTTAGAGCCTATCGAAAAAGGGAAGATTCTTGATAGATTGCCTCCAAAAGTGAAAAGATACTATACCCAGTTTTGGATCTGTCCAACATGTGGACGGATCTATTGGCATGGAAGCCATTATGAAAAGATGAAGAGATTTATAGAGCAGGTATGTGACTAA